The genome window AAACCACCCGCTGTTTTAAGCCTCCGGATAATTGATGCGGGTAGAAATTAAGGTATGCGGATAACCCCAGTTGGTTTGACAGCAGTTCGATATTTCCATGTGACAAACTATCATGTTTCCTATAAGTGTTTTCTATTCCGAAACCTAAGTTTTCCCTGACGGTGAGCCAGGGGAAGATGGATTGCTCCTGGAAGATAAAACCAATAGGATGGGTTCTCCTATCAAAATTGTAAATGATGCTACCCGCATAGTCCCGATCAAAACCAGCGATGATTTTCAATAGTGTTGTTTTTCCGCAACCGGAAGGTGCAACAATAGAATATATTTTTCCTGGTTCGATATCTACGGAGAAATCGCTGATAACTTCCCGGTGTCCATATCGCTTGGCTAATCGGTTTATACTTACTAATGTCATTTTCTCCAATGCCCTGCCTTTTTAATATAAACCTCAAACAATGTATCACTGAGAAATCCCAGAAATCCCAATATAATTAACAGACCAAATAAATTAGCAGTCATCAAAAACCTTTGGCTTGTCGCGATTAAAAATCCCAAACCATTTTGTGAAGCTACTAACTCTGAAACAATTAAGAATGTCCATGCAGCTCCTAAATTAACGCG of Mucilaginibacter xinganensis contains these proteins:
- a CDS encoding ABC transporter ATP-binding protein, which encodes MTLVSINRLAKRYGHREVISDFSVDIEPGKIYSIVAPSGCGKTTLLKIIAGFDRDYAGSIIYNFDRRTHPIGFIFQEQSIFPWLTVRENLGFGIENTYRKHDSLSHGNIELLSNQLGLSAYLNFYPHQLSGGLKQRVVFGRTLILNPKIILCDEPFNSLDENAAFEMLDFLKSIQKTFQITVLYVTHNVEEAVYIADELLISKSGINKNTNQITLSNLKNDKFGPNPDQLHRLSAEIRDLYLK